A stretch of DNA from Trichomycterus rosablanca isolate fTriRos1 chromosome 1, fTriRos1.hap1, whole genome shotgun sequence:
ATGCTCAACAGCTGGCAAGGTGTTCTGTTTTCCCAAACCTACTCTTGATGATTGTGGCCAAAGATTTCCATTTTACTTTATCTGTTCACTTGCTTCCAGAAACATTTGGCTTATTTGAATGTTGCTTTGCCTACTTCAGGTTTCCTTCTGATTACAATTCAATGCAGATCATGTTtgtgaaaacaaacaaaaatggtgCACCAATACTACTGTTTTAGCTAAACCTACCTTCAGGTCCATGACTGTCATATGGGGTTTTTGCTTTGCCAACAAGGAGTCATTACAGAGTTTTTTTGATTTTCCTAACCTTGCCTTGATATCCAAAttctttaaacttttattctaatGGTATTTAAGATGATGAATGGTCTGGAACACTTTAATATCTTAAGCCTTTCCCTGCTTTGTTGGCTTTAATTATCTTTAATTAGCAGCCTCCACTAATCTAGAAAGGCTTGAAAAGTTGTGCCCACTCAGTCAAGGGACGATTTGTGAGGTCTGGCACTAATGCTGATGCATAGGCCTGTACAACAGGATGAAATGTTTGAGTATGCCTAAAcgtaataattagaagaggtacTATGAGCCACCAGTCTAGCAATGTACGCATTAACAAATGCTTTCTTAATCTGCATTTACACCAGGGATTAACAGGGTTTTGCacaataatgcattttatttataggcGCCTTCCAAAGCACTCAAGGGCACCTTACATCTTACAGAGCAGTTAAACAACAAaacagacaatacaagacatTTACAATTAACATTGAACAATCAAGTGAATTAATTGAATGGTTAACAATGTTTATTATGGGTGTGtacaagttgctactgttgttTCTAGTAGAGAGAAATCAGTGCTAAATTAATGCTTTTCCTTCTGCACTCACTAGCTCAAAGCCCCTAATTCTGGCAAGTATTGCTTTGATTAAAGGATGAAAGGAATAACATCCCTTGAAGAGGCAACATTTAAACcagaatctcagcagtggtgggctagtggaaccgctgcaccacccaaacagTCCTTTTTTGTAGCTGCCTTAAGTGcaatttatttttatccagAACTTGCTTTGTTTAATAAAGGTCAAAAGCAGCAACTAAAATGAGAGTTTTCACCCTATTTtgaggtgtgtttgtttagaactGTGTTCTATTAGCTTtactattaatgagacttttaatGGACCTAAGGAGACTAATTGTTGCAGCTTTGCAAGTTGAAattttctccattcttgcttgatacaagacttcagtctGTGGTCACCATCGTCTGATTCTCTTTTTCATAATTCTGCATACATTTTAATacgagacagatctggactacagacaggccagtcaagcatatGCACTTTATGTCTACGAAGCCCTGCTATTGTagcatgtgcagaatgaggctagatttttctttttcattgcattttacaaaatgtcccgaCCTTTTTGGAAATTAAGTTTGTAAATCCGTTACTGTTAAAACACTTACCTTTAAATGGAGTTTGGGCACCAGTCTTTAGATAGAGCCCTTTGCTATTAACACCGGTGTACACTTTTTTAACACTGTATCCCAGAGTATTACAGCGATTCTTTTTGCAGTCCAGACACAGGCCTTGATCAAATGCACTGTCATCCCTACACCGGTAAGCTGTCATTTGCTGATCTTGGTTCAGCAGGGAGTCAGTGAAGAGGTGGACAGCTCGCTGGTGAGCACACTTAATAGTCTTTGGTACACCTGTGGACAGGTAAAGGAATAATTACAGTACATTACAATGTTACTCTGGATAGTTCAGAACTCTGATGACATAAAGGAGTGGTGTGTATGTACAATACTCTTCATGGCATTCTGTTCTACCTTCCAGTCCATATTGATAAAGGTTGGTATATATGTCCAACATGTGGCATCCAGGCTGAAATGAGCCTCCATTTGGGTAGAAGTCTGCATGCCCCACAGGCTGCCGGATGCCCACTGCCAATCCAATACTAGACGTAGAGTAGGTGTGGATGGCGTCCACAAACTTGGCATCATCGGGAGACAGTCTGTCAAAAGCAGGAACTCCCTCAAATTGGGGACCTGCGGGATCCAGACCTGCCCCAAAATaataacttattattaatattataatcgTTTATAATAactgatcagaatcagaatcagaatctttttatTCGTTTTATTAAGtagcagatgtacaaggaatttcttttggtgcaggtgtcaacatacatacaagttaaataataaaaaggtacactatatctaaacatataataaacaataaacaatgtagCAGCAGCATGAACAGTACAACATCAGGCAAAGTGTGCACTGACGGTACACTGACggagtaagtaaaaaaaaatagaaaaggtatctatatatatagaataaaataaacaatatagtagcgataaaaattgtgcaatagagattatttacacataaggtgcatatgtgcattaactgtataaaaatatgaaaaatgcaGGAAGCTCGTGTGAAACCCATGAGCATTTATTAAAACGGAGGGATGTGGGAGTAGTCCTTGTTTAGTAAGTTGATTGCCTGGGGAAAGAAGCTGTGGAGGTGGCGGTTTGTTCGAGTCTTTAATGCTCTCACTCTCTGTCTCCGCTGAGAAGAGAACCTCTGAAGAGTGAGAAGAGTCTGCCATAATGTCCCCTGCCCTCTTTTTTTATCCTAGAGGAGTATAGATCTTCTAGGGTGGAAAGACGACAgccgatgattttctctgcacatcTCACTGTAGCTTACGTTTGGTGTGCAGAGACGCCGAGCCAGACGGTGATAGAAGCTGTGATGATGGACTTGATTATCGCAGTGTAGAATTGAACCAGCAGAGCTTGAGGCAGTCTAAGTTTCTTAAGCTGTCTCAGGAAGTACAAGCGCTGCTGGGCCTTCTTCATAACTGCTGTGCCATGCCTGTCCCATTTAAGATCCTGTTGGATGGTCATGCCCAGGAATTTACAGGACTTGGCTCTGCTGACTGTGGATCCGTGTATAACCAGTGGAGAAGGTTTTTTCCTGAAGTCAATGATCATCTCCAccgttttttgtgtgtttagctCCAGGTTGTATTTACCACACCATGACACCAGCAGTGTTAATTCCTCCCGGTATGTGGAGGTATCTGATATAAATCATAGACAAAAATAAGGAAAGATTTCcagtagaaaaaaataaagcaaaaggAAACTTGGCAATGGCAACCACAaaagtctcatatcaagcaagaatagagaaaaattccacttgcaaaaccacAACAATTAGTGTCTCATTAATAGAGTTACCGCGGTGTGCAGCACAGACAgaagctagacgggctgggagtgactaaATAAGGTCCTAGTAGGTTGTAACAGGTATcaggagccatgctgactgcagtgcatcccacagtcGCTGAAAGGTGCATgagggaggatccatagagcgaacacgaTGATCagggtggtcccacagatgctcaattgggttcaagtctggggaattagggggccagggtagtattTAAAAGTTTTGTTCATGCTCTTTCAACCAGTGTTGGACATTTCTAGctgtgtgacatgtcgcattgttttgctggaagatcccatccgccccagggaagacaatttcACCCATGgaacttttacccatgacagcaatgaggaatatatgtgcagacagccttatatacccaccaagccagctcaagACTTCCTTTATGAGTTACGAGCTGCCGCCAttgaaagtaggaagtggtcataataatgtgactcgactgtatAAATTGatctgtgaaaacactggaaatcttttctttctacttttaatgAATCTTGTTGTTTAAGTCTATTAGGAAGCCTTTCCAAAACAATAAAGGTCGTTCTAGCTGCAGAATACAGACAAACCCCACATGACTGTAGAATGTTTGGCTGTGTTTAAACTTTTGCCCAAGTAAAGTAGTtgcacaaatgtaaataatggcTTTAATAGAGTCTGTAACCAAAATATTTAAAGGAAAGCTTCTATTAAAATCTACTTAAAGGACTCAGGCAGGCCAAAGTGCAGTAATTGTAGCTTTCCTTTAAAGTTTGTCAAAATGGATTTATATCCCTCTGGTTCAAAGTTCTCAAATTCAAATAGGCATGTAGCTTTTTATTCTTCAAATACTCCTACAGCTCAATGTTGGTGGAAGAAAATGAGGCTTCTCTTCTAGAACTCGAGTAATGCCTAAGTAGCCTTGTTTTGAGCACAATGCTTTTTGATTATTCTGATTCCTATTAATGAAAACTCCACAAATTATATGTACTATCAGTTGTTGTGATTCCAGTTTTAAGTTACCTGTTATGCGGCCCAACTTTCTGGTTCCTTTAAAATGGCTTCCTGCAAATCCAGCCACATGTGCTCCTAAACTGTATCCAATCAGATGGACCTTATCCATGGTAAGGGGGGTGGTCTCCTGTTTGGAGAAGTGGTTTCTTTGTTACTGTGATAGACAAAACATTTGTTTGGCAAAATTGCATACCACTATGTTATGTTTTAGTGTGGGCAACAAAGAAATGCAAAGTGGTTCCTTGtcttaaaacattaaatctAATCTGCAAATATAAATCTAAACATTTCGAATACCACGAATTAAGGGTGCaccaaaaaaacattaatttataGGTATAATAGACCTAAAGTAGAAGTGTGAGTTATGCTTTACTAGTCACAggctaaaataacacattataAGCAGGCTGAGAatctaatatattaaataattaactaCTAAACATATTTTACCACCCAAAGTCAGTTATCAGTATCAGTATCTATATTTCTAAAGATTATGCAAATTAACAGAAAGACACTCTTTATGCAATgccattacattttcagcagacagttttatccaaatcgacttacggtactgtgacagcatattgtcAAACAACTGAATGTTAaaggcctttctcaagggcccaacattgtcaacctggcagtggttgggcttgaaccagtgaccctttgattactagtccagtaccttaaccactagactacaactgccccttaCAACCGGCCACTTAACTGTCAGTTAACTACATTAGacagcatttattaaaaatacatacaagtaaacattttttatcttataaatatttacagtaTCTTTCAGTTTACATCTAAATTATAACAAAACAACATTATATATAGGTAACAGGCCAGTGGTTTGATACAGAATCACATATTTAAAGTAGGGAATAGGACaaagttaataaaaaatactatCCTAATTACAGGTATTTTGCAAAGGTCTTCATGATCATATTTTAACACAACAAGATATTTATGCTATACTGGATTATAACAATACTGTGTAATTGCAGAAAatctttgtaaatgtaaaatcattACCTCCAGCCACTTCAGCAATCTTGCAACATCCCATCCCACCTGTCTAGCATTCTTTGCTGCAGTTGGATATGGTTTGAGAGCCAGCGGTCTCCAGTCACTAATCAGCACATTTACATGTTCCATTCTTGTCCTAAGTGCAGAAGCCATCCTGAACACCCACTCTTCCATTTTTCCATTCAGCTACACAGAGCAAGTTAAGATGGTCTTAGATATCAGTATTTAATCATCTAGCATATTAACCATATAAATCATTTATTGTACCTGCTGCTCTTGACCTAGCTAGGTTATGCAAACTTTAATGACGTCTCTACTGAACTTctagatttgtttaaaaatactttacACTGGCCTTTTGATTTCTTATCAGCTTAATACTTGTAGGTAGATTGCTTCCTCTAGGCAAAGCTGCAGTGGTGCCATAtccgtttttatttttttaaataaatttaatagctCTCCATGGGATGTTCAGTTTTGGATATTTTTCTACAGTCAAATCATGATTAATACATGTGCAGAAATGTGTACTGAGCTTGTTTTTACAGCTTTTCATGATATTGTTTATTTTGATAAGTTTTATTACATTCTCTGGGACCTCTTAGGATTTCAGTGAGATCATATGGCACTTTAATTGCAAACATGGACCTTGTTCAGCTATTTGTGTGACCACCTCTGGCCTGTATAAAGCTGTCAGTAACTTTTTTGTGGCAGATTCCTAATGACTTCATACTTCCTCTGCTAGTCATGCAGACACCAGATCGTAAGGGATAAGGAGGTAACTATCAATCATACCTTTCCTTTCTCTCCAGGCTAGCATGTTGTTTCTTGACCAGTACATGAAAAGTAGTTCATTAGTTAAATTAGCTGTCTTTAGTGATTCCCTATGTGCTTTTCTGGATGATAATTAGCTTGACAACACAGATATATTCCTTTATAAAGTCAATTTGTTGACCATGTAGCAGTAAAAATTTAAGCATTTCTTACCGACCAGCCATGAATGATAACAACCAGAGGGCTGCTTGTGTTGTAGGCACAAGTGTAAAGAGAGTCTGGATTAAATGGTATAATAGCACAGGTGTCTTCAAAAACATTTCCCTGTAGATGCATGTGAAAAGTTGACTTTACCACCAGTGGAAGCTTCACTTCATTAGACTGATCAAATCCATCTAGAAAAGCATAAAAACTGAGCTTAGTGTCCAATTTCTGAAAAAATGTTTTGAACCCTTGTGATTATCAGCAGTTTAAATAATTGTACACACAAATAATTGTAGTTTTTATGTCgctattaaacacattaatagtTCATTCACAGTACAGGCTAGAGAATGTATAGATCAGTGTTTAAATGTCTAGACATACAGTTTGTCTCGTTTAACAGTTAATAAAATGAGATTGAAAGTCTGTGTACAAATTTTAGAAAATCTTAGCTTTTCTTTAATTAATCTCtagcaaaaaagttgggacgttttgtaaaatgcagtaaaaacaagtatcataaatataaatgtataaagaaatgacttttattgttttagctGACCAATTTAATAGAATGTAAATATGAACtaatttaaaatttgatgcctgcatcaCTTAAAAAACTTGGAcaaaggcaaaataagagtaaaatgttcataaaatattcaagttacatcttgttgaaacattccacaataacaGGGTGAagtggtaacaggtgagggcataatgactgggtataaaataaggatccaccaaagggtTGTTCTTTGCAAGCAAATATGGGTCCTAGCTCAActctttgtgccaaactttgtgagagCATTGTCACACTTTTCAAAGCAGGATAATTGAGGTCTTtcactactgtacataatattgtaaaaagattcaggtaaTCCAGTAAAATCTCAGTCTATGTCGTgcaaggccagaaaccactgaTGTATGTGTGACCTTTAAGCCTTTAAATTGCAGATTATAAGATTATAATGGGATTGGGAGTATTTTGAAAagccattgtcacttaacacagtctgatGCTGCATCtaaaaatgcaacctgaatcTCTATTATGCAAAAATAATTCAGAACATCAATTCTACACAAAAACACAGCTACGTTCTCTGGGtttgagctcatctcagatggactgaaagacagCAGAAACATGTGCTGTTGTCAGATGAGTTcacgtttcagcttgtttttgggaaaaaatggatgtcatgttctctgtgccaaaaagAAAAAGGACCATCTGGATGAAAGGtgaaaaagccaacatctgtcatgttaTGAGGGTGCATCAGTACCCATGGCATGAGTAACTCTcatatgtgtgtaggtggtaTTGATGTagaggtgtatattgggattttagctGCCATAAAGACTATCTTTTCCCatgaagtccatgattatttcagcaagacaatgccagggcatgcactacaacagcgtggcttcaaAGACACAGGGGACGTGTACACTGTCTCTTATATTGCATATTCAGTATGGCACATAATGAAGAGAAGGTTTAGTCAActgtgaccacagactgttacGCAGATGAAGTTTCGTGTCACGTAATGggtaaaacaattccacttgcaaaattgCAACAATTAAtatctgtttacatttttggtatttagcagatgcctttatccaaagtgacctacattacagttacagtctgagcaactaaaattaaaggccttgctcaagggcccaacagcaacaacctggcagtggtggggcttgaaccagctggttagcactgttgcctcacagcaagaaggtcctgggttcgatccccaggtagggtggtccgggtcctttctgtgtgtgcatgttctccccgtgtccatgtgggtttcctccgggtgctccggtttcctcacacagtccaaagacatgcaattgaggtgaattgcagatacaaaattgtccaagactgtgttcaatataaccttgtgaactgatgaaattTGTGTAAGGGGCAActaacgttcctgtcatgaatgtaaccaaagtataaaacttgacgttgaaatcctaataaacaaacaaacaaacaagcttgaaccagcaacctactgattactagtcctgcaccttaaccactaggctacagcttgccctacagttcccaaactattaaaaattgtaattaataggaaaggtgatgtaagacagtgctaaacatgcctctgtcccaacttttgtttgaCTGTGTTGCATGCAACAAATTCTAAATTGTTCATATTAACCAGATGCAATTAGGTTGGTAACTGAAAACaatggaaatcttttctttctattttcttCACCTAAACAATGGCTCAAGatcacagatttttgtttttattgcattttacaagatgccccaacctttttaaaattgagtttgtaatttacttgtaaagaaataaacagcATGTA
This window harbors:
- the LOC134320698 gene encoding hepatic triacylglycerol lipase yields the protein MTVFIRIFSFLLLICIITEALNNKGNTTDGFDQSNEVKLPLVVKSTFHMHLQGNVFEDTCAIIPFNPDSLYTCAYNTSSPLVVIIHGWSLNGKMEEWVFRMASALRTRMEHVNVLISDWRPLALKPYPTAAKNARQVGWDVARLLKWLEETTPLTMDKVHLIGYSLGAHVAGFAGSHFKGTRKLGRITGLDPAGPQFEGVPAFDRLSPDDAKFVDAIHTYSTSSIGLAVGIRQPVGHADFYPNGGSFQPGCHMLDIYTNLYQYGLEGVPKTIKCAHQRAVHLFTDSLLNQDQQMTAYRCRDDSAFDQGLCLDCKKNRCNTLGYSVKKVYTGVNSKGLYLKTGAQTPFKVYHYQIKVKFMNPIEHPKASFLIALSGTKGESNYTDMTLSLEHAENRTYSSLIAVDSLLGKLQAVKLRWEGEESWGSWWRRVTTIMGTGGDRHDKEINVAKIRLKSGENQEKTWFCGPSGDITHLKPKEDQEFLRCQDIFKKLNSAKS